The Bacillus sp. F19 DNA segment TGTATAGCGTGACAGTATCCTCTATCACCCAGCCGCCCCAATGAGAAGAGTTGGTATCCCACAGCGTTCTCCTTGTCCAATGCTGAGCAGGAACAAAGGATAGTTTTGCGCCATTTACTTCAAATGAATCCCACCAATTTGCTTCTATTACCTGCTTATACCCTCTTCTTTTGAAAGCAGGTTTCAGGCCTTCCGGCACATAATACATCGGATTTCCTTTTAATTGTTTTATGCTCGAAAAATCAAGGTGGTCATAATGTCCATGCGAGATTAGAACAAAATCGATCTCAGGAAGATCCTGTATTTGAAGTCCGGGCTTTGTAAGCCGTTTTTGAACGCCCATTCTTTCTGCCCATACCGGATCAGTCAGGATATTCATTCCATTTAGCTGTATCAGAAAAGTAGAATGGCCGATCCAGGTGATGCTCATGTCTGATCGATTGCTTTTTAATTCAGCTTCAACTGTTTTGTCTGTTCGTTCAATTGATAGAGAAAGATCCTTTTGCTTGCTCCTTCTTTCTTTCATCCACTTTCTCAAATCGGAAAAGTTCTTCGTATTTTGAACATCGTCAAGATTTTAATACTTTTTCACAATGAAGACTGCACCTTTACATAAAAAGTACGTTCTCTCGGGCCGTCAAACTCACAGAAGTAAATTCCCTGCCACGTGCCGAGAACCAGCTGTCCGTCTGATACGATAACATGCTGCGTGGCGCCTACTGTGCTCGCTTTCATGTGAGCAGCAGTATTTCCTTCTGCATGCCGGTCTTTCTCATGGTGCCATGGATAGATTTCATCAAAACGTCTGATCATGTCTCTTTTTACGTCTGGATCAGCATTTTCATTAATTGTAATGCCTGCTGTAGTATGCGGGCAGTAAATAAGGACAGTTCCTTCTTTTATAGAAGCTTCTCTCACCAGTTTTTCAACACTTGAAGTCACATCTGCCATCTCGTCGCGTGAGTTTGTTTTTATAGTAAACCTTTTCAGCATTGCAAGTCCTCCTTACTTCTTTTGGTTGCATTGTATCATTAAGCATCCTAATCCGGCACGTTGGAGCTGCTCGCAAGCTTTGATCTGCTCACTTTCAAGGAAATTATCCACTTCATAACAAAACCCCCAAAAGGCATTCAGCCTTCTTGGGGGTATGTGGTTTAAAGAACGTAAACTCTTGTTTCAAATGGTTTCAATGTAAATGAAGTTGTGTGCTTATGTTCAGCAACTTCGTAGTTTTGAAGAATCAGCTGTTTTTTAGATAACGGCAGCTTGCTGTACTGGTAAAAAGCCGTTTTGTTGCTGATGTTTGAGATAACCAGTGCTTTTTTGCCTTCAAAAGTTCTTGTGTAAGCATAGATTTGCTTATCCTCTGGAAGAATCAAATCATAAGATCCATAAACGAAAACCAGATGCTCCTTGCGCAGGTCAATCATCTTTTTATAGAAATGATAAACAGAGTTCTCATCTTTTACCTGCTTTTCAACGTTAATTTTTTTATAGTTTTCATTCGCTCCAAACCACGGTGTGCCAGTAGAGAAGCCTCCATTTTTCTCTTCATTCCATTGCATAGGTGTACGGGAATTATCACGGCCCTTATGCCAGATAATTTCCATGATTTCTTCATGTGAACGTCCTTTTGCCGTTTCAATACGGTAAAGGTTTTTCATGGCTACATCATCATAATCATCAATTGACGGGAAATGAACATTTGTCATTCCAAGCTCCTGTCCCTGATAAATAAATGGAGTTCCCTGCATTAAGAAGTACATGGCTGCTAATGCTTTTGCACTTTCAGTCAAAAATTCCTTATCGTTGCCCCATGTTGATACAGAGCGGGCCTGGTCGTGATTTTCAAGAAATAATGCATTCCAGCCGGAACCGTCCAGCCCTTTTTGCCATTTTGTTAATGTTTCTTTTAACTTAATGAGGTCGACTGTTCCTTCTGTCCCATTATCCCACAATCCGAGGTGCTCGAATTGGAAGATCATGTTGAAGATTCCATTTGTATCGCCAACCCAATCTTCTGCCTGTTCAAGCTTAACGCCATTCGCTTCACCGACTGTCATGATATCATAACGCGCAAACGTTTGCGCTTTCAGCTCGCTGAGATGCTCCATAATGCCTTCTACATTCATGTGGTAATCAAAAGAGGAAACGAAATCCAGTCCGTTCGGATTAGGGAGGTCAGGGAAGCCGTCTTTTTTGTTAATATGAGAAATTGCATCTACTCGGAAGCCGTCAATGCCTTTATCAAGCCACCAGTTAATCATGTCGTATACAGCATGTCTCATTTCTTGGTTTTTCCAGTTTAAATCAGGCTGTTTTGTTGCGAATACATGCATGTAATATTGGTTTGTTGCTTCGTCAACCTCCCAGGCAGAACCGCTGAAAATACTTTCCCAGTTGTTTGGCTCTTTGTCGTTTTTGCCGTCGCGCCAGATGTACCAGTCACGTTTATCGTTCTCTTTTGAGGAGCGTGATTCGATGAACCAAGGATGCTCATCACTAGTATGATTCACTACCAGATCAAGGATCAGCTTCATGTCTCTCTTGTGCACTACAGCAAGAAGGTCATCAAAATCCTCCATTGTACCGAAGTCTGCCATAATATCCTGATAATCACTGATGTCGTACCCATTGTCAGCATTAGGTGATGTGAAAATTGGGCAAATCCAGATCACATCAATGCCGAAATCTTTTAAGTAATCTAATTTAGAAATAATCCCGCGGATATCGCCTATTCCGTCACCGTTGGAATCCATAAAGCTTCTAGGATATATTTGGTATGCAACCGCTTCTTTCCACCAAATCTTTTTCAACTTAAACACTCCTTTATATCAACCTTAACGTCAAGTAAGACGAATGAAAAATAGGTATAAAATGTTAAAAAGCAAAGTATTCGCTTACATTTATTAAAAGTTGTCATTACTAAAAAATATTATACTCTAATTATGTTAAAGATTGAACAATTTCCTTCGAATTCTTTCTAATTGTATTTATAGAAAAAAGAAGCAGATACATGCGATAGATACCTTCTTTTTAAACCATTTTGATATGTTGGAACTAAGTTCAGCTTATTTCTTCTTCGGCCAGTCTTTTCCTTCTGCTAATCTTGAAATCATCATGCTGCTGACATTATCACCGGCTGCATTGAGCATTAATTGTGCGTTTTTTTCAAAAAAATCGGACATGTTTTGTCAGTCATCTGCCATCTTTTTATTCCGAAAAAAACAGGCAATCATTCACGATTACCTGCTGAAGTTTCCATCTTCT contains these protein-coding regions:
- a CDS encoding secondary thiamine-phosphate synthase enzyme YjbQ, with protein sequence MLKRFTIKTNSRDEMADVTSSVEKLVREASIKEGTVLIYCPHTTAGITINENADPDVKRDMIRRFDEIYPWHHEKDRHAEGNTAAHMKASTVGATQHVIVSDGQLVLGTWQGIYFCEFDGPRERTFYVKVQSSL
- a CDS encoding alpha-glucosidase, translating into MKKIWWKEAVAYQIYPRSFMDSNGDGIGDIRGIISKLDYLKDFGIDVIWICPIFTSPNADNGYDISDYQDIMADFGTMEDFDDLLAVVHKRDMKLILDLVVNHTSDEHPWFIESRSSKENDKRDWYIWRDGKNDKEPNNWESIFSGSAWEVDEATNQYYMHVFATKQPDLNWKNQEMRHAVYDMINWWLDKGIDGFRVDAISHINKKDGFPDLPNPNGLDFVSSFDYHMNVEGIMEHLSELKAQTFARYDIMTVGEANGVKLEQAEDWVGDTNGIFNMIFQFEHLGLWDNGTEGTVDLIKLKETLTKWQKGLDGSGWNALFLENHDQARSVSTWGNDKEFLTESAKALAAMYFLMQGTPFIYQGQELGMTNVHFPSIDDYDDVAMKNLYRIETAKGRSHEEIMEIIWHKGRDNSRTPMQWNEEKNGGFSTGTPWFGANENYKKINVEKQVKDENSVYHFYKKMIDLRKEHLVFVYGSYDLILPEDKQIYAYTRTFEGKKALVISNISNKTAFYQYSKLPLSKKQLILQNYEVAEHKHTTSFTLKPFETRVYVL